The following coding sequences lie in one Bacteroidota bacterium genomic window:
- a CDS encoding class I SAM-dependent methyltransferase codes for MFDKSAELYDLIYAQFKDYAVEVQQIHHLITDHMPAARTILDIGCGTGEHALHLAAQFGYHVDGIDIEPGFVEIARGKHPGGQFAVADMKGFNLDKRYDVLLCLFSSIGYMDGLESLHEAMASFKAHLKPDGILIIEPWFAPGYLTDKKVFLHSSETEDLSVSRMSYTELKDTTSILHFEYLLGNAEGITSFSEKHQLTLFTKAQMMDSFIATGFEVTHQEGGPSGRGIYVGQATK; via the coding sequence ATGCCCAGTTCAAAGACTATGCGGTTGAGGTGCAGCAAATCCACCACCTGATCACAGATCACATGCCGGCAGCCAGAACTATCCTCGATATCGGCTGCGGGACCGGCGAGCATGCCCTCCATTTGGCTGCGCAATTTGGCTACCACGTTGACGGGATTGATATAGAGCCAGGTTTTGTAGAAATCGCCAGGGGTAAACATCCAGGTGGTCAGTTTGCAGTAGCAGACATGAAAGGCTTCAACCTGGACAAACGTTACGATGTGCTGCTCTGCTTATTCAGTTCGATCGGCTATATGGACGGACTGGAAAGCCTGCACGAGGCCATGGCCTCTTTCAAGGCACACCTGAAGCCTGATGGCATTTTGATTATAGAGCCGTGGTTCGCCCCGGGGTACCTGACCGACAAGAAAGTATTTTTGCACAGTTCAGAGACGGAAGATCTTAGCGTAAGCCGTATGAGTTATACGGAGCTAAAAGACACTACATCGATTTTGCACTTCGAGTACCTCCTTGGCAATGCAGAGGGGATCACTTCGTTTAGTGAAAAACATCAGCTGACACTGTTTACAAAAGCGCAGATGATGGACAGCTTCATTGCAACAGGGTTTGAGGTGACGCACCAGGAAGGCGGCCCAAGCGGACGCGGCATTTATGTGGGGCAGGCAACCAAGTAA